A section of the Leminorella richardii genome encodes:
- a CDS encoding YcbK family protein, with protein MDKIDLHRRKWLVIGGAALGLALLPEVALAAPAKTKTKTKNSQPRTRTLLVKNINTNETISSTYFNGKSYDKKELSRLNHIFRDRRTDQVITIDPKLYDKLYYLQKQFGNRQIELICGYRSTASNSEMRASKRGVAKNSYHTLGQAADIRIPGVALKSLRDAALKMKSGGVGYYPSSNFVHVDTGPVRNW; from the coding sequence ATGGATAAAATTGATCTTCACCGCCGAAAGTGGTTAGTCATTGGCGGCGCTGCGTTAGGCCTAGCGCTCCTTCCTGAGGTTGCATTAGCCGCACCGGCAAAGACCAAAACAAAAACCAAGAACAGCCAGCCAAGAACTCGGACGCTGCTGGTAAAAAATATCAATACCAATGAAACGATATCGTCGACCTATTTCAACGGTAAAAGCTACGATAAAAAAGAGCTTTCCCGCCTGAACCATATTTTTCGCGATCGCCGTACCGATCAGGTGATTACGATAGACCCTAAGCTCTACGACAAGCTGTACTACCTGCAAAAGCAGTTTGGCAATCGCCAGATTGAGCTTATTTGCGGCTACAGAAGCACCGCTAGCAATAGCGAAATGCGAGCAAGCAAGCGCGGCGTTGCCAAGAATAGCTATCACACGCTAGGGCAGGCTGCGGATATCCGTATTCCCGGCGTAGCGCTAAAGTCGCTAAGAGATGCGGCGTTGAAAATGAAGTCGGGAGGCGTTGGCTACTACCCCTCCAGTAACTTTG